In Chionomys nivalis chromosome 21, mChiNiv1.1, whole genome shotgun sequence, the genomic window GTCCAAACATAGCTCCCCATTCCACGGTGCCCTGCTTTCATCATCACGGCCATGTGTTTCTTTTCCCTGTAGGCTTTGCAAGTCATGGACCGCTACGTGATCCAGACAAATGACAGTGCCAGCCTGCCTTCAGTTCTGGATGTACATGTCAATATTGGTGGGAGAAGCTCGGtgcagggaaaaataaaaggcagGAAGGCCAGATGGAACGTAAGGCCCTCCGACATGTCCAAtaacacttttaatcccatccGGGCCATCGTGGACAACATGAAGGTGAAGCCCAATCCAAACAAAACTGTGATCTCGCTGTCAATTGGTGAGTTTGGTCCGCTTGATGGAGGGTTGGCATTGCCCATCCTCTTGGGCTGtcgggaagagaggagaggagacccaAACACGGGGATATAAACTCTAGTGGCTCTTTTGCTTTCCTCTTCTATGAACAGGTGACCCTACTGTGTTTGGGAACCTGCCTACAGATCCTGAAGTTACCCAAGCCATGAAAGATGCCCTGGACTCAGGGAAATACAATGGCTATGCCCCATCCATTGGTAAGCTTGCCCAGAGACAACCCTGGTAGCTTCAAAATCTGTAGtgctttctcttgttttgttctggttttgatCATTGCTACATAAtacagtctgacctcaaactagtgatcctcctgccttagctgtTCAAGAACTtgggttataggcatgtgctaccatgatTGGCTTTTaaacttatttgtgtgtgtgtgtctcatgcatagagacagagagaaacagaggggacagaagggagagagagagagagagagagagagagagagagagagagagagagagagagagggagagcggcAATGGTGTGTGTTAGTCAGAGAATTATGGGAAttggttttctatttccatcatgtGTGTCCTAAGGCTTGAACTTATGGTTGCCAAACTTGGCAACAAGTTCCTTTGCCTACTGAGCCCTCTCACCGGCCCACTTTCATGATTTTTAAACAGGATTCCACCTATAGTAATTGCCTCTGATTTCCTGATCCATGATTCTGAAGAGCCCAAGATGAAACAGCCCTTTAGATTTAGAGAAGGCCCCCACGGTGGATTCTTAAATGCAGCTACTGAGGTCTAATTTCTTTCATGATTTCGTCTGCTTGCTGGAATCTCCCCATTAGGTGTTCAAACACTGTCATTCCTCAAGCAGTTCTGCCCATCTTTACCACGAAGGCCCGAGTGAGTCTGGCTCGCACTCAGTCCTCTGGGCTCTACGTTTATTTATACTTGACCCCTATAAATAgctcctttgtttctttgtgggtTGAAGCTATGCTTTCATCCCAACCTTGATCTCTTTGACATGCATTTTTAAGCGTGTAAGAGGGGACATAAAAAAGAATGGCTATTACGTTGGGGACAGGACTTATTCCTAAGAGCAGGACACTTTCCCATTTAGGGAAACTCCACCTGTCCAAATGTCTCTTCTAAAGATtttggtaaaataaataatttctcaaCTTTCTTTGCACGATGTGTGTCTTCCCCTGGGTGTGGTATACACTGAACCATTCCTATATGCAGAATGAGAAAACAGCAACGTAGTTTTATACTGCTATCAGATTCAAAGCTTTTCCAAGAGGAATCAGGGACagggctattattattattattattgacagagtttctctgtgtagttctggctgtcctggaactcactccatagaccaggttggcctcgaacttgaactgagagagatctgtctgcctctgcctcctgagtgttgggattaaaggtgtgccccaccactgcacAGCTAAGACATGCTTTTAGGTGGATTACTTACATATTAGAAAGTCGcacaaaaaacaatcaaattcAAGACTCAAAATTAGGTCacaaaaatattataatgaaGGCTAGTGAGATGtcttagtgggtaaaagtgctcgCTGCTAAGCctaatgatctgagttcaatccccggaacccacataacagaaggaaagaactgactccacagagttgtcctccgactgccacacatgtgctgtgataTGTGCACACCCCACACTacacaaataaatacttttattatcCAAAGTAATTGAGCTTGGAAGCTGGAATCAAACCTTCATCTGAAAAGTGTTCATAGGGTCTGAGCATTGCCCAGTGAAGGAGCGGAGCTGATGGTGCACTCTAGGAATATGCTCTCCCTGGAGACCATCTATTTTCCTATTTTCCATTAATAAAGTAGAAAATGTTGATCAATGTCACTTGAAAGAATCATTGGTGTGTCTTAAAGTAAAGAagatgaatacagtttgtatctTTGCTAACTTGTCTTCTGGAAAGCAATTTTGTAAAACATTATATAATAGGTTTGAAACTGCCAATACATTAAGCCTGCAAGCCACATTGGGAATGTTTTAGAAGAGAACTCTTGTACAAAGATACTATATATAAGATAAAACACTGAAATTGGATCATATGCATTGAAACTGttggtggcatttttttttttaaataaacctcATATAAAGGGACCAGGAATAATTTAAACCCTTATTTTACAGCACCATAAAATGCAATCATAGTAGGCAAGATTGTGTATTTTATGGTTTGTGAACTGCTTCTTGTCGTCATACATTTGAACTTTTCTTAATGCTGCCACATATAAAGTTAATTCCCTGTACATATGGTGACTGGGCACACAGAATAAACTGGCCCTAAGCAAGGACAGGAAGCAGCTGGAAGCAGTGTTTGGGGCACGCCTGTCACTCAGGGGTGGGAAACCACCAGCTTCCTCTCCCCTGTCTTGTTTCAGGCTACCTGTCCAGTCGGGAGGAGGTCGCTTCCTATTATCACTGTGCTGAGGCTCCCCTGGAAGCTAAGGTGAGCCGGGATACCAGCCTCAAGGCCACGGAACGCAAGCAGACTCCTTGTTTCCATCCCACAAGGAATGGTGATTTGAGCGGAGCTGAGGAGAACCACCCTTTAACAAACTGAGAACTTCATATATCAGTAATTGTGATTAATGTCACCACAGTGTAAGAGGTGTCTCCTACCACTGATGAAGTATTGTCACTGAGTCTCAAAGGACCCCCAAATCATCCTAGACTTTATTTCCCTCAGAAGATCATTGAGAAACTATTCAAAAATAGCAAATAACTTAATTTCAAAGAATGTGTTTAAGTATGTATCTTCCTTCACTCATTTTAGGGCACTGAGAGAGAACGCTAGGGGTCTCATGGCAACCGAGTCCCTGTCAGTGCCAGCTTTAGGTGATGCCCAATAAGAGGACTGTCTACTTCTTCATCAAAGAGATGTCTTTTATCTGGGTTAAGAGAAAAGTCAGGCTTCAAGTCTGccatcaaaagtaaataaataacttggTGAAAAGTAGTCCAAGGTCAATCGAAGATCTCCCTTGAAAGTTGGTTGACTCATAGCcagcttgttctttttaaagagatttgtttacttttttaagtGGCCATCATTTTCAACAACATTTAGAGATAGATAAGAGATGGGTATTAGGAAGACCGACACATGcatatgatagatgatagatagatgatatagatagatttGGTTTGGGCTCAGCACAACCTTTCCTATTTTCTTGACACTTTTTGAAGTAAGTTAATCATTGCTTCCAAGTccacccttctcctttctttgcaGGATGTCATTCTGACAAGTGGCTGCAGTCAGGCTATTGAGCTCTGTTTAGCTGTGTTGGCCAATCCAGGACAAAACATCCTTATTCCGAGACCTGGATTTTCCCTCTATAGGACTTTGGCTGAATCTATGGGAATTGAGGTCAAGCTCTACAATCTGCTGGTAATCaacttttgactttttaaaatgtttattttatcttgaaTGTATGAGAATTTTGTCTGTTTGGCACTTGTGCGCCTGCCGGAAGAGGGGGTTAAAGCCCCTAGAACTGAAGCTCCAAatagctgtgagccatcatgcgggtgctgggaattgaacctgggtcctttgcaagcacagcaagtactcttaacccttgagtcatctctccaggctctgacttttaatttttgactCAAGTGCTCAGTTGCTACcctgtaaaaaaagaaatgattcaaaggcagagtttattcttttaaaaattatgcttatttattttgtatgtatgtttgtgtacgtGCATGGAGCAGTGAGCTTGGTGTACACACGTGTAGAGGTCTAAGGACAcatttcaggagtcagttctttccttccagcaCGTGGGGagtggggatggaactcaggtgaTCAGGCTTAGTGGCATTTACCGGCTAAGCCATCTCGCTGGCCTCTTACTCTAGTCTTTATACTAAACCCTTGGGTAGAGTATTCCACCTAAATTGTTCAGAAACACCCTagtttcactctttttttttttcacagcctGAGAAGTCTTGGGAAATTGACCTAAAACAACTGGAATCTCTGATTGATGACAAGACAGCTTGTCTCGTTGTCAACAACCCCTCAAATCCCTGTGGTTCCGTGTTCAGTAAGAGGCATCTTCAGAAGATACTGGCAGGTAAGCGCCAAAGGCCCCGGCGTGGGGGACGAAGTGAGAGCAGAATCCTTTAGCTGTTCTCCTGAGcctgggatggaggtggagaaATGCCAGCCCCAGCTCTAGTCAATGGCATGTCATGGACACCAGGGCTAGtttaaaagggggaaatgagAAATACAGGGTGCACATCCCTAATCCCCAAATGACAAGCATTCCATTTTGGTGCATTTGGCATTTTCAGATTAGAAACGTTCAAATGGCAAGTCTGTATAAATATGCCAAATCCctctttttaaaaccagaaacaaaaacaaacaaacagcccccctccccccgacAAATCATCATAATAAAACACTCAAATCTCAAACCTCCATCCCAGGCATCTTGGTTAAGAGGCCGTTCACCGGTATTTGCCTTCGCTACCTCCATGTGGAAGAGAGAGTCTGAAATACATAGTTAAATGGCAGAGTTAGGCTAACATCCTGGAAGAATGCCGGATGTATTTAGCGCCTAAAAAGATGGTCAGACCCATGTGCTCAGAATGCAGACCCCAGAGGCCTAGGTATGAAGAAATGATGAGATCATTCAAACTGAAAACGATTCCagcatgatttatttatttatttttttaattttcagtggCTGAAAGGCAATGTGTCCCCATCTTAGCTGATGAGATCTACGGTGACATGGTAAGTCCAGGGTGGGTTATAACACTATAGGAGTGCCAGTACAATTTTGTTTGATGGGGCATCTAGAGCTAGCTAATGAAATCTTTTGAAGTTCTTCACAGCCCTCTCTTCAAATGCACAGACCACGTCTCCTTAGCTCATTCgttgtttgcttatttaattCAAAGAACTGGGGAACCCTAAAGTTCTTGGGATTTACTCGAATATAGATGCCAAATTGCTAGGATATAAAGGTATTTGTAGATTTCTTGTTTATAGATGCATATTTGTAAGAGTTGATGGGGGGTGGTCCTCAAAATGTAAGCCATGCCTACGCCATGCTTGAGTCTGGTCCAATTCCCTgcatcagaaattttaaaaacggTGCAGATGAAGAGGGAGGACTGCTGTATTACCAACTGGGGAGTATTATTCTAGAGTGCCTTGGAAATGTTACATATGACAAATGTGCTGTGTGGCCTTTTAATCCATCCCAAAGTCTGAGTTCTACAACATAGTTTGGCTCAAAAATGTTAGATattggattattttatttatttatttatttattaccttttatttttaaatctataactCCACCAGCACTAATTCCACAGTGCCGATTTTCAGAAGTTGCACACACTATTCGACTAGCGTCTCTGTACTCATGCTGGGTTTCCTTTAATCCAGACCATGTGGGATCCACTCATGCCTGAGGGTGGGAAGGGGCCTGACGAACCTTTTCTCTGTCCCTCGGTGTCGAAGGAGGGGAATGGAAGGCTCAAGGTCCAGAACATTCAAGAGCCCCTCTTTTTCTCAGGTGTTTTCCAATGGCAAATACGAACCCCTGGCCACCCTCAGCACCAATGTCCCCATCCTGTCCTGTGGTGGGTTGGCCAAGCGCTGGCTGGTTCCTGGCTGGAGGTTGGGCTGGATCCTCATCCATGATCGAAGAGACATTTTTGGCAACGAGGTGAGAGCAATACGGTAAAATGGCGTGAGTAATTTcgtgtttgtgtttggtttgaaCACTCAGTGTTGCGGAGGTAGGGTTTCCTCCTTCTCCTGACAGTATTGCTCACAGTGCCTGGGAACGTGATGAATGTTCCTCATCCAAACCCAGTATCACAAATTTGGGTCTCTGGGTCTGTGAAGAAATTTCATCGGCCTCCAATGTTAAGACTCTGGAAGGGTAGACATTCACCATAGTGAAAACACTATTGCTCATGTGTTATAAATCCTATTTATGTTTTATCTTCATGACACCCTTTGAGACCATTTTACAGTCAAGAAAAGCAGGGTGCAGAGAAGTTACAACATCTGCCCACAGTCACATGCAAGTTTGTGACAGAGTAGGTGTAATGTAAGAGGGTCCCTAAGGACCCTCCCTTCTAGAGATTAAAATCCTAACAGAAAGGTCAGAATAGAGTCACCACACAGGGGTGTTTTAGAAGGGCTAAATCATTGTTTCCTGGGGATTCTAGATTCGAGATGGGCTGGTGAAGCTGAGTCAGAGGATCCTGGGGCCGTGCACCATTGTCCAGGGGGCCCTGAAGAGTATCCTTCAGCGGACCCCTCAAGAGTTCTACCACGACACTTTGAGTTTCCTTAAGGTAAAACGGCAGCTGGGAGCCTTCCACTTGAGGAATTCGGGAGCCAGAGAACACATCAGTGGAACAAGGAATAATCTTCCCTAATTTCCATTCCAATGTGGGGCTTCAATGTCATTTTCCATAGGCACATTCTTCTCACTTCCTGTAATTTACTCTGTCTTGCTAAGAACTTGAAGTGAGGGGGTTTTGGTCTTGTTACCTCTTTGTGCCTTCAATGAAGGCTCTACCTTCaatgatgattttatttctttaaaaaaatagctttattacacaaaaatttacatgtaaaagtcatgcttttcttttacttaaaatttgatccttgatttttttctttctgctccttcttgtAGTCCAATGCAGAACTCTGCTATGGCGCATTGGCTGCCATTCCTGGACTCCAGCCAGTTCGCCCTTCTGGAGCCATGTACCTTATGgtaagtgtgtggtgtgtgtgtgtgtgtgtgtggtgtgtgcgtgcatgtgtgtatgtgtgtgtgttgagttgtgtgtggtgtgtattgagttgtgtgtgtggtatagtgtgtgtctgtatgtgtgtgttgagttgtatgtgtgtgttgtgtgtgtgtgttgagttgtgtgtgtgttgtgtgtatgtagagAAGTGATAAAGCACAGGAGACCGGCTTGGCAGGATTGTCATGGGTGGCCAAGCAGGGCATGCCTCCATCTACAAAGGCAATGAGTTAGAAACCGGTCCTCATCATTTGAGGAATAATTGCCTTGTTATGAATTATCCCAGTGCTTTGATTTAACCCATGTTCACAAAACTCTCCCAACAACCAGTACAGCCACCATCTCATGCATAGATAAAGGGCATGCTTTGTGTTTCATCGCTGAGAGTGATGTTGGTTCCttcagagacagggggatcacaTAGGGATTTTGTAGCTCGGGGATGCTAAATGTCCTGTAATTGATGGGGTTGACCCTACAAAGTAAAAAATTACTTGATCCTAAGGCTAACTTTACCtcttttgagaaaagaaaaatggcatttctttttctatctttatttatCAACATCCAGGAAGGAACCCTCCGATAAACTCCAATATGAACACAAACATGCCCTCTCCTCCCAGCTAGGAActcctgagttctgagaggtGATGTTCTTAGTTATGGGCAGGAGAGCTCCCAGACAGCTTGCAAGGAGCCCCTGCTCTCATTTCTGGCACAGGAAACTGGCCTGTGTTCCTCTGGTGACACGCTGGTCTCTCCGCTCTCATTGGTACAGGTTGGAATTGAGATGGAACATTtcccagagtttgagaatgaTGTGCAGTTCACAGAACGGTTATTTGCAGAGCAGTCTGTCCACTGCCTCCCAGCGACGGTGAGTGCCGTGTCTCCGGACCCCGGAGGTCTTCCTGAGCTATGTTTTAGCCTAACCTGCTCTTCCATGCCAAGTGTTCTCATTTGATAAGATTTCATCATTATCCTCCCCGTAACAGGAAGATAAGTCGGAAACACTACTGTGGGTGGGAGGAGAACAGTTTATTTCAAGACGAAGTCACTCGGTGGCTGACTCGGCAATCCAGGCATGGGGGTGGAGCAAACTGACTCCCCTGATGTAACGGGTCTTGCAGACTAGAGGCCTGGCTACGCTAGGGTGAGCCTGATTTAGTTGCCCTGGAGATAACAAGTCCTTGTTTTCGCAGTGCTTCGAGTACCCAAATTTTTTCCGAGTTGTCATCACGGTCCCCGAGGTGATGATGCTGGAGGCTTGTAGCCGGATCCAGGAGTTCTGTGAACAGCACTACCACTGTGCTGAGGGCAGCCAGGAGGAGTGTGACAAATGACGTGTGCCCTCACGCATCCTCCTGAAGACGTGCGCCCTCACGCATCCTCCTGAAGACGTGCGCCCTCACGCATCTTCCTGAAGACGTGTGCCCTCATGCATCCTGAAGACGTGGGCCCTCACGCATCCTCCTGAAGATGGGTCCCATCCAAAGAGGGCTGCACTGGGCTGTTCCCCTTCAGGGAGTTAGGTGTCCATCCAGTCACATCCTACACACACCCGGAACCCCAAATTCTTCCCTCACTCGACTCTGCTGGAGGGACCCAGTTCATTCCacgcccccccccctccccctcagTTTTATAGCTTCCTTATCCTGAGAGCACCGGGCAAGCAGGTTTACCAGAAAGAAGGTGGGACAAGAAAAGTGAGAGGTCAGGATGGGAGAACCAGGATGATTCTCACGCTGTCAGGAGCATCCTCTCCACCGGGGTCCCAGGTCACCTCTGGGGCTGCCTCATTTCAGACTCACCTTGCACTCTTTGCTGTAGAGCTACACTGGGAGGAATGTGAATTCAGTTAATTGTCTCCTTAGCACATTAGCAAACTATTTAAAGGGTCcttggcagaatttttttttttagaattattttgcgGTGCCAATAAATGCCTGCTTCCTAACTGATCGGCTTCCTAAGTTTAGATTCACTTGCATCAGGTTTTCTCAAAAGCAGGAAGACACCTCactgtgggagaaagaaggggtgaCAGCGCTTGCCGGAGACACTGCTGTGTGCAGGCTGGCACCCGCCTCGGAGCCTTCTTGTAAAGGCATTGTCACTTCTGCTGTCATGtgaatattgatttattaatatttgttatattatcttttcatatattttctaagaaacatttatattattagatcttttattttgtcaagggcataaattattattttcttttttaaaataaattttatcaagTATGCGTCTCTGTGACATGTTTTCTCTGGGGGGGTGGGGTTCCCGTCCCAGGGATGAGTCCAGTCTGTTACCTGTTGGATGTCTGTAGTAGGCATTTCCTCATTGCTGGAACTAAACACCTGACCTAAGCCGCTCAAGGCGTGGAGGGTTTATTCTGCTTCTCGGTTCCAGCGGG contains:
- the Tat gene encoding tyrosine aminotransferase, with translation MDRYVIQTNDSASLPSVLDVHVNIGGRSSVQGKIKGRKARWNVRPSDMSNNTFNPIRAIVDNMKVKPNPNKTVISLSIGDPTVFGNLPTDPEVTQAMKDALDSGKYNGYAPSIGYLSSREEVASYYHCAEAPLEAKDVILTSGCSQAIELCLAVLANPGQNILIPRPGFSLYRTLAESMGIEVKLYNLLPEKSWEIDLKQLESLIDDKTACLVVNNPSNPCGSVFSKRHLQKILAVAERQCVPILADEIYGDMVFSNGKYEPLATLSTNVPILSCGGLAKRWLVPGWRLGWILIHDRRDIFGNEIRDGLVKLSQRILGPCTIVQGALKSILQRTPQEFYHDTLSFLKSNAELCYGALAAIPGLQPVRPSGAMYLMVGIEMEHFPEFENDVQFTERLFAEQSVHCLPATCFEYPNFFRVVITVPEVMMLEACSRIQEFCEQHYHCAEGSQEECDK